Proteins encoded within one genomic window of Nitrospina gracilis 3/211:
- a CDS encoding HU family DNA-binding protein yields MIRSDLANKLAQKLDISKQEADRILLTFVEGIMSNLEKEGRVVIQGFGSFRVREYPARIGKKPVTGEPIEIPARKKPVFHASKELNALINREGKEVPIARVFVESAPLYVQRP; encoded by the coding sequence ATGATTCGATCCGATCTGGCCAACAAGTTAGCTCAAAAACTGGACATTTCCAAGCAGGAAGCCGACCGCATTCTGCTTACGTTTGTGGAAGGCATCATGTCCAACCTGGAAAAAGAAGGACGCGTGGTGATCCAGGGATTCGGTTCCTTCCGGGTGCGCGAATACCCGGCCCGCATCGGCAAAAAACCGGTGACCGGCGAGCCCATCGAAATTCCGGCACGCAAGAAACCGGTGTTCCATGCCAGCAAGGAACTCAACGCGCTCATCAACCGCGAAGGCAAGGAAGTACCGATCGCCCGCGTGTTCGTGGAATCCGCACCGCTGTACGTACAACGTCCCTGA
- a CDS encoding D-2-hydroxyacid dehydrogenase — protein sequence MKNLLIYLTHPHVGVWNLQDRHVEQLSAQFPGFRIVKCLHSKEFLEGISEADAAICWYFRREWVGRASRLQWIATPAAGSDWIDLPPESSITIHHGGFHGLMMAESVLGAMLYFCKAFEASRNFQKQKKWARIKLSQQISSLYRARVTILGFGRIGRTIGRAVKPFGSLVTGVRRRADERPDYFDEADRVVPVDRLDEVLPETDHLVLVLPGGKETDGLLTADHFARLPAHCHLYNVGRGNPYREEHLVRALETRQIAGAYLDVFDEEPLPESSPLWGFDNVLIQPHLSAASPQYLDLFIQELIGKIKS from the coding sequence ATGAAGAACCTGTTGATTTACCTGACTCACCCGCATGTGGGGGTGTGGAACCTGCAGGACCGGCACGTTGAGCAATTAAGTGCACAGTTTCCGGGGTTTCGGATTGTAAAATGCCTGCATTCAAAGGAATTTTTGGAAGGAATTTCGGAAGCGGACGCGGCGATCTGCTGGTATTTTCGCCGCGAATGGGTGGGCCGGGCCTCGCGCCTGCAATGGATCGCCACCCCTGCAGCCGGGAGCGACTGGATCGACCTGCCTCCTGAATCCAGCATCACCATCCACCACGGCGGCTTCCACGGATTGATGATGGCGGAGAGCGTTCTGGGTGCGATGCTCTACTTCTGCAAGGCCTTCGAGGCGTCCCGCAACTTCCAGAAACAGAAGAAGTGGGCGCGTATCAAACTCTCCCAACAGATCTCGTCCCTCTACCGGGCGCGGGTGACCATCCTCGGTTTCGGCCGGATCGGCCGGACCATTGGGCGGGCGGTGAAACCCTTCGGGAGCCTTGTAACGGGCGTACGACGGCGGGCGGATGAGAGGCCGGATTACTTTGATGAGGCCGACCGTGTCGTCCCCGTCGATCGCCTCGACGAAGTCCTGCCGGAAACCGATCACCTCGTCCTTGTCCTGCCGGGTGGGAAGGAGACCGATGGATTGCTCACCGCCGACCATTTTGCCCGGCTCCCCGCGCACTGCCACCTGTACAACGTGGGCCGGGGCAACCCCTACCGGGAAGAACACCTGGTGCGGGCCCTCGAGACCCGGCAGATTGCCGGGGCTTACCTCGATGTGTTCGACGAGGAACCGCTGCCGGAATCGTCGCCTCTCTGGGGTTTCGACAACGTCCTCATACAGCCCCACCTGTCCGCAGCCTCGCCGCAGTACCTGGATCTTTTTATTCAGGAATTGATTGGAAAAATAAAAAGCTGA
- a CDS encoding succinate dehydrogenase/fumarate reductase cytochrome b558 subunit, translating to MGAIQRGQAHFLLLKIHSLTGLIPIGIFLVFHLAVNSLRTVGVFPYQLSIDIINNLPFLIWIEIFVLYIPILFHSVMGFYLTSIAKYNFIRYRYPRNWMYTMQRLTGGIVFVFLVYHMGTTVAPKLWYGHNEFQAAPFLIGVMNDEFQTWTGRIIYLIGIVAATFHFGNGLWGFCISWGIIVGPRAQRNAGIAFILIGLGLTVLGLATVVEFSLNPVPVEPTKVGGL from the coding sequence ATGGGCGCGATCCAGCGAGGCCAGGCGCATTTTCTTCTGCTGAAAATCCACTCCCTGACCGGTCTCATCCCCATCGGCATCTTTCTGGTCTTCCATCTCGCGGTCAACAGCCTGCGCACCGTCGGCGTCTTTCCCTACCAGCTCAGCATCGACATCATCAACAACCTGCCGTTTCTGATCTGGATCGAAATCTTCGTTCTCTACATTCCCATCCTGTTTCATTCGGTGATGGGCTTCTACCTGACCTCCATCGCAAAGTACAATTTCATTCGATACCGTTACCCGCGCAACTGGATGTACACGATGCAACGGCTGACCGGCGGCATCGTGTTTGTGTTCCTGGTTTACCATATGGGCACCACCGTCGCGCCGAAGCTGTGGTACGGCCACAACGAGTTCCAGGCGGCTCCGTTTCTGATCGGCGTGATGAACGACGAATTCCAGACGTGGACGGGACGCATCATCTACCTCATCGGCATCGTCGCGGCGACGTTTCATTTCGGCAACGGATTGTGGGGATTCTGCATTTCGTGGGGCATCATCGTCGGTCCCAGGGCGCAGAGGAATGCAGGCATCGCGTTTATCCTGATCGGGCTGGGGCTGACGGTACTGGGCCTCGCCACCGTGGTTGAGTTTTCACTGAACCCGGTTCCGGTGGAACCCACCAAAGTGGGAGGCCTGTGA
- the gatA gene encoding Asp-tRNA(Asn)/Glu-tRNA(Gln) amidotransferase subunit GatA — MQRPSLAEARKHLKAKSYSSLDLLEEYYQRIDKVDKDIGAYAHLTRELAEEQAQAADARIARGEDAPLLGVPIAVKDLICVKDTRTTCSSRILDNFVAPYDATVVARLKDAGAVLIGKTNMDEFAMGSSNETAYHHVTRNPWDKTRVPGGSSGGSAAAVSANECVAALGSDTGGSIRQPASFCGITGLKPTYGRVSRFGLVAFASSFDQIGPMTKTVEDAATLLNVIGGHDAMDSTCANVERPDFTETLARDVKGLKVGVPQEYFSDGIDPQVQAAVEAGIRHLESLGMERVEVSLPHTQYAVAAYYILACAEASTNLSRYDGVKYGYRSENAENLLNMYTQTREEGFGEEVKRRILLGTFVLSSGYYDAYYLKGQKVRTLVKQDFDAALRKCDVLAAPVSPALPFKLGEKLDDPLQMYLSDLLTLSANLAGIPALSVPCGLSQEGLPIGLQLMGRHFDEALLLNVGHRFQVTTDHHLKNPPA, encoded by the coding sequence ATGCAGAGACCCAGCCTGGCCGAGGCCCGCAAACACCTTAAAGCCAAATCCTACTCCTCGCTCGACCTGCTGGAAGAGTATTACCAGCGCATCGACAAGGTGGATAAAGACATCGGCGCCTACGCCCATCTGACGCGCGAACTGGCAGAAGAGCAGGCCCAGGCTGCGGACGCGCGCATCGCCAGGGGCGAAGACGCTCCCTTGCTAGGGGTACCCATCGCCGTCAAAGACCTCATCTGCGTGAAAGACACCCGCACCACCTGTTCGTCGCGCATCCTCGACAACTTCGTCGCACCCTACGACGCGACGGTGGTGGCGCGCCTGAAAGATGCCGGGGCCGTTCTGATTGGCAAGACCAATATGGACGAATTCGCCATGGGCTCGTCCAATGAAACCGCGTACCACCATGTCACGCGCAACCCGTGGGACAAGACCCGCGTCCCAGGCGGATCCAGCGGCGGATCGGCGGCGGCGGTGTCTGCCAACGAATGCGTCGCCGCGCTGGGGTCGGACACCGGCGGTTCAATCCGCCAACCAGCCAGCTTTTGCGGCATCACGGGACTCAAACCCACATACGGCCGCGTGTCCCGCTTCGGCCTTGTGGCGTTCGCATCGTCGTTCGACCAGATCGGCCCCATGACAAAGACAGTGGAAGACGCCGCGACCCTGCTCAACGTCATCGGCGGACACGATGCGATGGACTCCACTTGCGCCAACGTGGAACGACCCGATTTCACCGAAACACTCGCCCGCGACGTGAAAGGATTGAAAGTGGGCGTACCGCAGGAATACTTCAGCGACGGCATCGACCCGCAGGTGCAGGCGGCCGTGGAAGCAGGCATCCGGCACCTGGAATCGCTGGGCATGGAACGCGTCGAGGTCAGCCTGCCGCACACCCAGTATGCCGTGGCGGCGTATTACATCCTCGCCTGCGCCGAGGCCAGCACCAACCTGTCACGCTACGACGGCGTGAAGTACGGCTACCGTTCCGAAAATGCGGAGAACCTGCTCAACATGTACACACAAACCCGCGAGGAGGGATTCGGAGAGGAGGTCAAACGCCGCATCCTGCTCGGCACATTCGTTTTGAGTTCCGGATATTACGATGCGTATTACTTGAAGGGACAGAAAGTGCGGACCCTGGTCAAGCAGGATTTTGATGCCGCTCTTAGGAAATGCGATGTTCTGGCCGCGCCTGTTTCGCCCGCGCTGCCGTTCAAGCTGGGAGAAAAACTGGACGATCCGTTGCAGATGTATCTTTCCGACCTGCTCACCCTGTCGGCCAACCTGGCGGGCATTCCCGCCTTGTCGGTTCCCTGCGGCCTGTCTCAAGAGGGATTGCCCATCGGCCTGCAACTCATGGGTCGCCACTTTGACGAAGCACTGTTGTTGAACGTCGGCCACCGCTTCCAGGTCACCACGGACCATCACCTTAAAAACCCGCCTGCATGA
- the gatC gene encoding Asp-tRNA(Asn)/Glu-tRNA(Gln) amidotransferase subunit GatC gives MSHDNVDIQKIAHLARLELTPEEREKLGPQFQKIVEYIDHLGTLNTENVEPTSHVLPLQNVLREDEVVARFPEADYLRLAPRAAKGHYEVPKIIS, from the coding sequence ATGTCCCACGACAACGTCGACATTCAAAAAATCGCCCACCTGGCCCGGCTGGAGCTGACCCCGGAAGAAAGGGAGAAGCTCGGCCCGCAATTCCAGAAAATCGTGGAATATATCGACCACCTGGGCACGCTGAATACCGAAAACGTGGAACCGACCTCGCACGTCCTGCCGCTCCAGAATGTGCTGCGTGAAGACGAAGTGGTGGCGCGTTTTCCGGAAGCCGACTACCTGCGGCTGGCGCCACGCGCCGCCAAGGGGCATTACGAAGTGCCCAAGATCATCTCGTAG